Genomic segment of Psychrobacter sanguinis:
GCTGTTTTTGATATTGTTCAGCAAAAAACACCGTCATCGCATTTTCATCACTGGCAAAGCCAATATCTGAACGTGACACATCATTACAAGCAATCATATCTAAGTTCTTAGATACCAACTTACCTCGGGCATATTTTTCGACATCCTGAGTCTCAGCTGCAAAACCTACCATAAACATATCAGGATAATTGTGTGAAATAGTCGCTAAAATGTCTGGGTTCTTCACCAGCTCCAAAGTCATTTGCTCTTGAGTCTTCTTGATTTTTTGAGGTGCCGCATCCCGCGTACGATAATCTGCCACTGCTGCCGAGGCAATAAAAATATCACATTCAGCTTGAGCAGACCTTTCCGCAGCTTGCATCATGTCATTGGCCGACAAAACATTCACACGTTGCACATCTAAAGGCGTCTCAAGCCCGACCTTACCACCGGCTATTAAAGTGACTTCAGCACCAGCATCACGGCAAGCTCGCGCTAAGGCAAAGCCCATTTTGCCTGTTGAATGATTGGACAAAAATCTTACAGGGTCAATGGACTCTATAGTTGGACCCGCTGTAATGGTCACTTTCTTGCCCGCCAAGTACTGCGGTGTCATGAGCTTAGCTTTAAAATTAATAACCCGTCTTAATAAAATCTCAGGCTCTGGCAATCGGCCAGCCCCCGTATCTCCACAAGCCTGTATGCCACTATCAGGCTTAATCATCTCATAGCCCATATCAGCTAAAGTTTGTACATTAAGTTGAACTGCAGGATGTGCCCACATTTGTTGATTCATTGCAGGAGCGACCATCACTGGAGCAGTCGTTGCCAGACATACGGTCGCCAATAGATCATCGGCCATACCCATTGCCAAACGCGCTAAAGTGTTGGCTGAAGCCGGTGCAATAACAATAAGATCCGCCCATTTTGCCAACTCGATGTGACCCATACCCGCTTCGGCTTTGGTATCTAGTAATTCAGTATGTACCTCATTACCGGTCAGTGCTTGTAGCGTCAATGGCGTAATAAACTGCTGCGCACCTTGGGTCATTATTACCCTAACTTCGAATCCAGCTTTGATCAGCAAGCGCGCCAACAAAGCAGATTTATAGGCAGCAATCCCACCGGTTATGGCGAGAATAACGTTAGTGATATTTGGGGCAACAGGAACGACTGGAGTGAAGATTTGGCTCATAACTGAGGATTACCTTAAAGGACAAAATGCAAAAGCCTAATAATCAAGTGATATAAAGCGATAGATGGTTTCACAGCACTAATTAATAGCATTTAATAAAATGTGCTTATGGTAACAAGTTTCAGGGGCCTTTGGATAGATTTAATAATCCCATTTATAAAAGCCCTGCCTGCTATAACGACTATAAAGGTAAGTCCTTACGGTACTGAACCACGTCGGTTTGTTGGGCTAATTTGTCGTACAAGTAACGCGCGGTTCTATTATCCGCATTGGTCACCCAGTACACACGATTGCAATTATGCGCTTCGGCAAACTGATACACCTGCTCAATCAGCATTAGCCCTATGCCCAAACCTCTAGCCGCGCTATCAACATACAAGTCTTCAAGATAGCAGCAGTCTGTAGTGTTCCAAGTATTGGGGTGCAGTACCACATGGGTAATACCGACAAGCTTAGTACCCTTAAATGCCCCGAACCCATAAATAGGCACATCATGGTCTAATATCTTTGACCAAGTGGCCTCAGTCACCTCTGCCGTTAACACAGTTTTATAGAAACTTAAATAAGCTTGCCAGTACTTATGCCAATCAGAATAATCTGATTCAGTGAGGGGTTTAATAGTTATTTCATTGGTTTTCATTTAAGACATATCCAAGATATTAGGTAAATAATAAAATTCACAGTAAAACGGCTCATAGCGATTTTCAAAACATAGATAAGATAAACTTAATTTTATTTATTTAAAATAGGTATAATATAATACATACCTTTACCCGATTCTACCGCACTAACCGACTAGACATTGACTTAATAAATACCGACTTGATAAATACCGGTTTAGTAAATAAAGGTTTAACAAACATAGACCTAATAAACATCATTGTTGTAAACACTAACGTTATAAAAGCTAATCTTATAAGCACTGGCCTTTCAAAAGTTGAAACCTACCCGTCTCACGATAATACCTTCATCACTTTTCCCTTGCTCTACTCAAACACAGGCTTAAATAATGGCGATTAAAGACTGGCACGAAGACGATCGACCGCGAGAAAAACTGCTTAAACACGGGCCTGAGTATTTAACTGATGCTGAGATATTGGCCATATTTCTGCGCACGGGCACCAAAGCGCAGTCTGCCATCGAACTTGCCCGCAGCTTAATTGATAAATTTGGCAGTATTGCCGAGCTATTAGTAGCCCCAAAAGAGGAGGTATTGGCCTATCATGGCATTGGCACGGCAAAGTATGCACAGTTACTCGCCAGTCTTGAGATTGGCAAACGTTACTTAGACAGCGAGTTAAAGTCTGGCAATAGTCTGAACCGGTCACAAGTGGTGAAAGACTATATCACCACTCAATTGCGCCGTGAGACCAATGAAGTATTCGCCGTATTGTGTCTAGACAATGGATTAAATCTTTTAGATTTTAAAGTTCTTTTTGTGGGCGGTATTTCTTCTTGCTCAGTATGTATCAAACAAGTGTTACGCCATGGTTTAGAGCAGGGTTCTAGCCAACTTATAATAGCTCACAATCACCCTAATCAAGATGCCACACCTTCTGACGCTGATATTCATTTAACCGAAACCTTAAAGCAGGCCTGCCAAGCCATTGACTTAAGCCTAGTCGATCATATTATTGTCGGACGCAATGACACCCTTTCTTTTGCAGAAACGGGGACTTTTCCCTTTTAATCAGACTCAACTAATTGCATAATTCCAAGGTTTAAAACTACCATCATGGTTGATTGATAGCGAACTTATTAAAAAGCTTAAAAATAAATGCTACGAAATTAACCAATTGTAAAGATTCTAGTCTTGATTATCTCTTTCTACCTACTTACTCTGTAACATAGATATTATTTTCTTTATTAGTGGCAGACTCTATTAATGGTTATTTAAATAGTTGTTCAAATGGCTGTCTAAATCATCTACCTATCATTATTTATTAATTAGATCGGTACATACAATTATATGGATGGATCGGTAAATAGATTGATGAGCAGATTAATAGGTAATCATCAATTAATAAGTAGTCATTAAAGAGCCAACAATAGTGAAGAGACGGTATTTATAAAGAAGTGCAAATAATAAAACATAAGCTTCTGAATCTAACTTATTTTAATTTTTAGGGTGCAAACTATGACAACTTTAACCTTAGTTGGCTTTTTTATACTCGCCATACTATTGCAGCTGTTTGCTTTACTATTGGTATTTTTATACGGTTTAAGCCGCACTGTAGGCGCAGCTTTAATTATTATTATTGCTGTTGTGGCCGCTATTATCGCCCCCTGGTCATTATTACTGGGCGTGCCATTGATCATAGGCAGCTTGCTTGTATTAATTCCGCCTTTACGTCAATCATTAATCAGTAATACGGCCTATAACACCTTGGCTGGGGCAATGCCAAGTATGAGTGATACTGAACGTGAAGCTTTAGATGCCGGTACCAGTTGGTGGGAAAAAGAGCTCTTCATGGGTGCGCCCGACTGGAATAAATTTGCCAACTTCAAACATCCGACGTTGTCAGAAAAAGAGCAGTCATTCATTGACAATGAAGTGGAAACCTTATGTTCCATGTTAGATGAGTGGCAAATCCATCATCATGATAAAGATCTATCGCCAGAAGCTTGGCAATATATTAAAGACAATGGATTCTTAGGTTTAATTATCCCTGAAAGCTACGGCGGACGTGAATTCACACCTTATGCTCAAAGCCGTATCATGAGTAAAATTGCGTCACGTAGCTTAACCGCAGCAGTAAGCTGTATGGTGCCAAACTCCTTAGGTCCAGGTGAGCTATTGATGCACTATGGTACTGAGGAACAAAAGCAGCGCTGGTTGCCAGGTTTAGCAAATGGTACTGAAATTCCTTGCTTTGGTCTAACAGGTCCTGAAGCAGGCTCAGATGCCGGCGCTATCCCCGATACTGGGGTAGTCTGTTATGGTATGTATGAAGGCCGTGAAGTATTGGGTCTAAATATGACTTTCTCTAAACGCTGGATTACCCTTGCCCCGATAGCCACTGTGGTTGGTTTGGCTTTCAAACTTCATGACCCTGACGGCTTATTAGGCGATAAAAATAAAACCGATTATGGCATTACTTGTGCTCTAATTCCGGCCAGCTACGAAGGTGTTAAGACTGGTGAACGTCATAACCCTGGCTCACCGTTTATGAATGGTACCGTGGTGGGCAAAGATGTGTTTATCCCGCTTGATTTCATTATCGGTGGTATTGAAAACGCTGGTAGAGGTTGGCGCATGCTAATGGAGTGTTTGGCGGTAGGTCGTGGTATATCATTGCCCGCCCTCTCTACTTCTGCAGGCGAAATGACCTACTTGACTGTGGGTGCATTTGCTAAGGTTCGTGAGCAGTTCAAAATACCTGTTGGTAAATTTGAAGGGGTACAAGAAGCCAGTAGTAATATTGCCAGCAGTACTTATATGCTAGAGTCGTTCCGTCACTTAGTCACTTGTGGTTTAAATGAAGGCGGTACTCCATCAGTCATGACCGCTATGGCCAAATACTATGCGACTGAGACCATGCGCGGTCTGGTCAACGATGGTATGGACATCGTGGGTGGTCGTGCTATTCAGTTAGGCCCTCGTAACTTCTTAGCCCTACCTTATCAAGCGATTCCAGTGTCTATCACAGT
This window contains:
- a CDS encoding GNAT family N-acetyltransferase gives rise to the protein MKTNEITIKPLTESDYSDWHKYWQAYLSFYKTVLTAEVTEATWSKILDHDVPIYGFGAFKGTKLVGITHVVLHPNTWNTTDCCYLEDLYVDSAARGLGIGLMLIEQVYQFAEAHNCNRVYWVTNADNRTARYLYDKLAQQTDVVQYRKDLPL
- the coaBC gene encoding bifunctional phosphopantothenoylcysteine decarboxylase/phosphopantothenate--cysteine ligase CoaBC; amino-acid sequence: MSQIFTPVVPVAPNITNVILAITGGIAAYKSALLARLLIKAGFEVRVIMTQGAQQFITPLTLQALTGNEVHTELLDTKAEAGMGHIELAKWADLIVIAPASANTLARLAMGMADDLLATVCLATTAPVMVAPAMNQQMWAHPAVQLNVQTLADMGYEMIKPDSGIQACGDTGAGRLPEPEILLRRVINFKAKLMTPQYLAGKKVTITAGPTIESIDPVRFLSNHSTGKMGFALARACRDAGAEVTLIAGGKVGLETPLDVQRVNVLSANDMMQAAERSAQAECDIFIASAAVADYRTRDAAPQKIKKTQEQMTLELVKNPDILATISHNYPDMFMVGFAAETQDVEKYARGKLVSKNLDMIACNDVSRSDIGFASDENAMTVFFAEQYQKQPVELEKMDKNNIAEHLVNLIGTIIK
- the radC gene encoding RadC family protein, whose product is MAIKDWHEDDRPREKLLKHGPEYLTDAEILAIFLRTGTKAQSAIELARSLIDKFGSIAELLVAPKEEVLAYHGIGTAKYAQLLASLEIGKRYLDSELKSGNSLNRSQVVKDYITTQLRRETNEVFAVLCLDNGLNLLDFKVLFVGGISSCSVCIKQVLRHGLEQGSSQLIIAHNHPNQDATPSDADIHLTETLKQACQAIDLSLVDHIIVGRNDTLSFAETGTFPF
- a CDS encoding acyl-CoA dehydrogenase; translated protein: MTTLTLVGFFILAILLQLFALLLVFLYGLSRTVGAALIIIIAVVAAIIAPWSLLLGVPLIIGSLLVLIPPLRQSLISNTAYNTLAGAMPSMSDTEREALDAGTSWWEKELFMGAPDWNKFANFKHPTLSEKEQSFIDNEVETLCSMLDEWQIHHHDKDLSPEAWQYIKDNGFLGLIIPESYGGREFTPYAQSRIMSKIASRSLTAAVSCMVPNSLGPGELLMHYGTEEQKQRWLPGLANGTEIPCFGLTGPEAGSDAGAIPDTGVVCYGMYEGREVLGLNMTFSKRWITLAPIATVVGLAFKLHDPDGLLGDKNKTDYGITCALIPASYEGVKTGERHNPGSPFMNGTVVGKDVFIPLDFIIGGIENAGRGWRMLMECLAVGRGISLPALSTSAGEMTYLTVGAFAKVREQFKIPVGKFEGVQEASSNIASSTYMLESFRHLVTCGLNEGGTPSVMTAMAKYYATETMRGLVNDGMDIVGGRAIQLGPRNFLALPYQAIPVSITVEGANILTRSLMIFGQGAMRCHPYLFEELQLLQSDDKKEAQRKFDDMFFKHLGYTFNRGAKSFVAGYFGGSGSAPKYADSFTRPYYKKINRLSANFALTADMALGILAGDLKRKEMLSGRLADIHAHLFIMTAILQYYAHGSQSESEQLHARLALEKSLYIIQEAFFEIFENFPNRMAASLVKFVCFPGGDFTDKPSDDLKRQVGELIMLDGKENPFREQIKSLVYYTTNPEDNTGRIENAYQTLLQVEPLWQKFKKSEHKGKFVGLTFEDHVLTALKEGVITEAESEQLIEYNAIRFDALLTDVFDEHLIHALPRENPHTLENAAGNLTPYVIEEIENPTSSSAATHSSQPVQSEIQEETGDANSAHGYEQDGDVEMTSEQNSVEEQVDQTDFNEAHQNDPRLRDAEMTLEQRMARNHADKQRHNK